The segment TGCAAGGCCACCGATTCGGCGACGAGCTGGGCCACGAGGTCGGGCTTCTTCACTTCCTGGATGTCGAGGATGAGGTCGCGGCCCACCATCTTGGCGAGTTGCTCCTTCACCTTCTCAAGCTCTTGGCCCTTACGGCCAATCACCATACCCGGGCGGGCGGTGTAGACCTTGACGCGCACGCGCTGGCCGGCCCGCTCGATGAAGATGCGGGGGACTGCGGCGTAGCGGAACTTCTCTTCGAGGAACTTCCGGATACGGTAGTCTTCGTTGAGGTTGGCGCCGAAGTCTTGCTTGCGCGCAAACCAGCGGGATTGCCAGTCGCGGCGGACGGCGAGACGAAAACCGATTGGATTAACTTTTTGTCCCATGGTGCGTGCGGGGCTTAGTGGGCGTGAGCGTGGTTGTGGTCGTGATCATGATCGTGGTGGTGATCATGGGCGGGGACCTGCTCGGCCAGAACGATGGTCAGGTGGCTGGTCGGCTTGCGGATGGGCTTGGCCGAACCACGAGCGCCGGGGCGAAAGCGACGGAACACGGGGCCTTGGTCAGCCTTGGCCGTGCGCACCACGAGGTGGTCGGAATTCAGGTTGAAGTTGTTCTCGGCGTTGGCGATCGCGCTCTTGAGGACGGCCTCGTAGAGCTTAGCGGCCTTGCGCGGGATGAACTTCAACAGGTCCATCGCCTC is part of the Verrucomicrobiota bacterium JB022 genome and harbors:
- the rpsC gene encoding 30S ribosomal protein S3, whose protein sequence is MGQKVNPIGFRLAVRRDWQSRWFARKQDFGANLNEDYRIRKFLEEKFRYAAVPRIFIERAGQRVRVKVYTARPGMVIGRKGQELEKVKEQLAKMVGRDLILDIQEVKKPDLVAQLVAESVALQLERRISFRRAMKKAVQSTMSLGADGIRLQVSGRLGGSDIARTETTRSGRVPLHTLRANIDYGFAEARTVYGIIGVKCWLCLPDGEKPLSL
- the rplV gene encoding 50S ribosomal protein L22, with product MEVKASTQSARISPKKARDVARVIQGRPAQEAMDLLKFIPRKAAKLYEAVLKSAIANAENNFNLNSDHLVVRTAKADQGPVFRRFRPGARGSAKPIRKPTSHLTIVLAEQVPAHDHHHDHDHDHNHAHAH